TGTTTGATGGTAAAATTACAACTTTAGAATTTATCTTTAATCTCAAACATAAGTTTATAGTGAAATTTAATCCTAAACTAATATTTACAACTCCATTTCAAAAAAACATTGCAACACTTTTTAGTGGCACTTTATTAGCTCAATTAATAAATGTAATTGGTGCTTTGTTTTTAGCAAAATTATATGCCCCTGAGTTTTATGGAGCCTATAGTGTTTTTTTAAGTTTTGTAAGTATTTTAACTATTGTAAATAGTTTAAAATTAGAATATGTTATAATTACTGATAATTCAGAAGAGAAAAGTAAAAATATGGTCAATGCCATATTAATTATTGTTTTAATAGTTAGTGTTATACATTTATTCCTTTTCGCACTCTTTAAAGATTTTTTTTTTAAGCACGGAATTTTTTATATCCTATTACTATTAAGTAGTATAACTTCAATGTTTTTATCAAATGCAAAATTATTGGAATCTTATGCTACGAGAAAATCATGGTTTAAAAAAATTGCCAATGCTAGAGTTTTAATGGCAATATGTACCGTACTATTTCAATTTATATTATTTTACTATAGTAAAAATGGACTTATTTATGGATATGCAGGTGCTGTACTTGTCCTTTTTATTTTTTACATTTTAATTTCGAAAAATATTATTAAAAAGCCTGATTTAGCACTATTTAAAAACACGGTTAAGTATCATAAAAACATTATCCGTTTTGCTTATCCTTCAGGATTGATTAATGGTGTTGCCAATTACATTTTACCCATATTGATACTAGCTTACTTTTCTGCTGCAGAATCTGGAGTATATGCGTTAGGCTTAAAAGTAGTATCCGTACCTCTATTTATTATTTCTTCATCTATTTCGCAAGTTTATTTTCAGAAAGCATCAGATTTTTTTAATCATGCTAAATACAAACTTTATGATTTTACAAAAAAAGTAGCCTTAACAAATATATTAATTATGTTAGCCATTCTATTGGTTATAAACACCATTGGCATTTATTTATTAGAATTATTTTTTGATAAGGATTGGGAAAATTTAAGTATTTATATTGTCATTCTCTCTTTCTTTGTACTTGGTCAAGTAGCCTTTTCTCCTATTAGTTCATTAATAGTAATTATTAATAAAATGCATATAGGATTGATTTTTAATATTACCTTGGCTTTTATTAATTTTATAGCCATTTACATTGGTCAGCTCTATAACAATATCGTTTATACCGTTCTTATTTTCTCTATTGTTGGTGGACTGAGTTATATTATTTTATTAATTTATTTTTTATCATTACTTAAAACGTATAAAAAAGAGGTCTAACATTAATTTAAGGCAAAGCATAGATTTTATCGTTGTCAGATGAAAAATCAATTCAACTAATGGCGAGATCAGATAATGATCACAAAAATGATTGAAAATGATATTCGAATTATTTGCAATTAACTACGGAACGTTATAATTTTAAAAGTTCGGGCTAATTTATTTTCAACGTCCCAAATGGAATAATCCAAATCTAAAAAACGTGTTTTACATGTACGTAGCTCATTTAATAGTATTAGACACAATGATGCCCTTTTTTAAATATTTATCTTTGAATAAACTTATCTAATTGGAAAAAAAGTTACATATTTTATTTTTAAATGGATGGTACCCTTCCCGGGTAATGCCCTACAACGGTGACTTTATACAGAGACATGCAGAAGCTGTAGCTATAAAAAACAAAGTGACTTCTATACATGTAATTACAGATGACAATATCAATAATAACTTAGAAATTGAAAAAAAACAAATTAATGGTGTTACTACCATAATTGGTTATGTAAGACCAACTCAAAACATAATATTAAAAGCATACCTTTTTTATAAAGCCTATAAGCAAATATTTAAATTAATTGAACCATATCAATTTGTACATGTTAATAGAATTTATCCCATTGGACTCATTGCTATATATCTAAAAATATTTAAAAAGAAGCCCTTTATAGTATCCGAGCATTGGACAGGTTATCTTACGCATAACATAAGAGGGCTTGAAAAATTTTTTTCTAACGCAATAGCAAAAAACGCATCCTATATTTGTCCTGTTAGTGATCATTTAGGGTCAATGATGCAAAAAAATGGATTAAAAGGTAATTATACAACGATACCTAATGTCGTTAATACGGATATTTTTAAGCCACTAAAAATAAAAAATAAGACATTTACATTATTGCACATCTCGCATATGGGAGACCAGCATAAAAACATTTCTGGTCAATTAAGAGTAATAGCCAAACTAAAAGAAAAAATCTCAAACTTTAATTTTTATTTAATTGGAGAAAACTCTTTTAGGTATAAACCAATTATAAAAGAACTAAATATAGAATCTAACGTAATTCTCATAAATCAAATAAAGCATTCTGAGATTCCGGAATATATGAATAAAGCTGATTTGCTAATACAATTTAGTAATTACGAAAATCTTCCCTGCGTAATTTTAGAAGCTTTTGCTTGCGGATTGCCTGTTATATCAACAAATGTTGGTGGAATTTCTGAGCATTTCCCTGACAACTTCGGGACCCTTATTTCAAAAAATAATGAAAAAGAATTATTAACTAGTATCTTAATTTTTCACAAATATAGTAACGCTGAAAAAGCATTAATTATGCATAAATATATAGAATCAAAATTTTCTCCTCCGGTTCTTTGTGATAAATTTACAAGTCTATACGAACAAGCATTATTAAGAATTAATAAATGATAGACGGATTAAAAGATTTACTATCAGGTTTTAGAAATAGGAATGGTATGAGTATTTTTTATGCTACCATTTTAGCTAGAATATTATCTTTCTTTACTTCTTGGATTGCTTTACAGCTAATAGATAGTAAAGATTTAGGTGTAGTTATTTATGCTTTTACCATAATTTCATTTATCATACCCATTAGTGGATTAGGGCTTCATCAAAGTTTAATAAGATATGGGTCATTATCAGCATCTGATACCACCAAAAATCAAATCTTTAAATATGTATTAAATAAAGGATTAATATCTTCAGTTGTATTAGTATTACTAATTATTTTAATCAGTTTACTCTTTAAAAGTTATTTTCTAAATGGTATTAATTACCTTATTATTTTATCATTTGCAATCCCCACATTTTTCCTTTTAGAAATTGTAAAAGTTCAGTATAGACTTAAACATCAAAATAAGACATTCGCATTAGTTGAAGTTAGTTATAATATTTTACTCATAATTTTAGTGACTATTTTAAGTTATACTTACAAAGAGATGGGTTATGCCATTGCTTTGGTTATAGCTCCATTATTAACTTCCGTACTATTTATCAAGAAATTAAACATTGACTTTAAAATAAAAGTAAAACCAGATATCATAAATTTTGGCTTTTGGAAATATGGCTTTTTTGCAAGCCTTTCAAATGTTGCAACAAAATTTTTAACCGCAATAGATATTATCTTGATTGGGTATTTATTAAAAAATTCAGAAATGGTTACTGTTTATAAATATATTTCTCTTATTCCACTGAGCTTACTATTTATTTCACAAGTATTTATTACAACTGATTTTGTTAATTTAACAGAAAACATTTACAACAAAAATTACATTAAAAAATACATTAAAAATTACATGTTTTTATTTGTATTTATAAGTATTTGCATTGGGTTTTCCTCATGGCTATTTGCCGAAGACTTATTACTTTTTTTCGGTACTGAATTTGTAAATTATAAAGCCTCGTTCTTAGTTTTAATACTGGGAGCCATTGGTATTTTAATTTTAAGAGGCCTATATGGTAATCTTCTTTCAATCATTGGTAAAGCCAATATCAACTACTATATCGCCATATCGGCTATTGTTTTAAACGTAATTCTTAATTATTATTTAATACCCAACTATGGTATTTACGGAGCTGCTTTAACCTCGACGTTATTAATGTGGGTAACAGGAATAATTTCTTGTTTTGCTTTTTATAAATTGTATAAAAAGTTTCTAGTTCATCAAAAATTAGAATAATTGCCATTTTTTATACTGAAAATAGGTTTCTTTTATTGCACCAAAACTTTTATAAAAAGATGCAATTTTAGTAATCATAGAGCCTTCAAAATCTAAAACAAATGGTTGACCTGCATAATATTTAATTATAAAATCTACTAAAAAAGACATGGCTTGTTTTTCTCTACCTAAATTATTTAATGCTGAAAACAAATTTGTAATTCTATGCTCATCTATTAAAAAAATAGCTCCTCCAAGTAGCTTATCATTTGAATTAAAAACTTCGTAAATGAGTGTTTTTCTCAAAAATTGACCTTGATTAACTAATCTTTGTAGTGCTAAATAATCTTGTGCAGACTTTTGTAAATCTTCACCCTTATTTTCTCTAAACAGCTCAATAATTGCCTTTGCTGAAGTCGTCTTTTTTATTTTTAAACCAAACTTTTGAGCTTGTTTCACACTGCTTTTCCGACCTTTTGAATAGCCCTTCAGTAACACCTGATAACTATTATTTTCTAGAGGTAGTATAAAATTATATCTGGGCTTTACATGCTTTATAGAAAAATTATTGGAGGTGTTGAGCATCATGTCAATCAATTTGAATTTCTTCGGTATCTTTTGAATAAAATCTTCAAATAATTTTGATTCTATTTTTTTATGCGAAAAAAGCCCTAATTGTTGTATCCACGGAGCTTGGTAAATATAATTAACACCGTATTTAACCCGTATTGGCAATGGCATAACAGCGTTATAATCATCTAAAACCAACGCGTGCCAAGTATCACAAACGGCATCTAAATACCAACTATAGCCATAAACACGACTACTCCTTGATTCTAAGATACAATTATCATACTTAAACAGATCTATTTGGCTCCTAGTTAAATACCTAATCATAAAAAATATTTTAGGCTGATGGTGTTAACTTTTTAAACATATCTATGTAAATTTTACGCCACCGTCTCCATCTGTATCTATTACCCAATGTCTCATTATGAAAAAGTGTAATAAAAGTACCATCCACTTTTTTAACTTGATTGGCTAAGTCAATAATTACTTCAAAAGACTTTTTATTTGGAAGATTTAAATAATCTTTTAAAGTACCATCCATAACCGCAAAAGGAAAAACCTTTAATGGCGTTTGAATTTCAAATTCTAAATCATAAAAATAAAACGGAGTACATGTGCTCGCCCTAAAACCAAAATGAGAAGCATACCCCATCGTATAATCTTCCTTTACTTCTAAATTCACTAAATTTTGATACGTTTCTGGTAAATCTAAACGCAAATAATGTTGTCGCGATTTTTCAATAGGTCTATTTACGATAGATTCTAATCGTAATTTTTCTTTTTGTAATTTACTTTCGTCTTTAGGCGTAAAGTACGAGGGATGTAATCCAACTTCAGCATAATCGGCCACTGATTTAATTAATGATTGATAACTCACATTTCTTGAAGAAGTGTTTTTATCGAAAGTGGTATACCCACCGACAGAAAAGAAAAATATAGTTTTTATATTATATTGCTTCTGGAGACTAATGAGGTCATCAAAAGTATCAAAAGGATCTTGTTTAAACCCTAAAATAACTAACGACCTATACCATAAATCAAAAAGCCTCAATTTTGATAAATCTCTAAAATATCCAGCCACTGTCCTTACCAAACCTTTATGTTTAAAACAGTATGCAATATCAACATCTATGGTTGATATAAATTTGAATTCTCTTTTTTTTAATTTACCTGAGGGGTACTTCTCTTTTAATACTTCCTTAAATTTATATGCCCAAATATCAATTAAAGGTTTATGTAAAAATTGATGTTTGAATGCTAAGCTATCTTCCGCTGGATACCGCTCATGATTATCTCTAAGATGCGGCAAGTATTCTTCATATCTACTCAATAAATAAAAGGTAGCTGCAAAGATGTCAAATGGCACGGAAGCTTCTTGTCGTGTTTGAAAAAAGCATTGAACACCATCCCATTCGCCCATTTTAATTTCAATATCATTAATACCTTGTTCAAACAGAAGATCAGTACTTCTAATAAATATTTCATTCCCGAAGGGTTGTTTAGCATAGGATAATTTATATCCTTCATGGGCAATAAAATCTTCTACTTTTGATGTAAAATCAACTTGTATTTTTAAAATTCTTGTAAAAAAGTGTTTGAAAGTATAGGTTAACCTAGGCGTTATTTTATTGGAATATACTAGTAGCATTATTTTTTCGTGTTCAGTTTTCAGCAGGCAGTTGCAGTCTTCGTATGACTATTCATAGTATAACAAACTTATAGTTATGATGTAAAAACTACATCAAATTACCATCTGCAAAGCTAAAGTAATCTTTTTCAGTTATTATTAAATGGTCTAATACTTTTATATCTAAAGTTTTACCTGCTTCTTGTATTTTTTTAGTTAAATCAATATCTGCTTTACTAGGTTTTAAATTTCCTGACGGGTGGTTATGACTTAGAATAATTGCAACAGATGAAAGCTCTAATGCTTTTTTAAATAACATTCTTACATCTACTAAAGTGCCCGTTATACCTCCACTACTTAATTTGTTTTTGTAAATAATTTTATTGGAATTATTTAAATAAAGTAACCAAAATTCTTCATGCAATAATTCGCCAATTATAGGTTGCATTATATCAAAAACGGCCTTACTACTAGATATTTTTGGTTTTATTAAAGCCTCTTCTAATCTTCGTCTTCGACCAAGTTCTAAGGCCGTAATTATGGTAATTGCTTTCGCTTCTCCTATTCCTTTAAATTGCATTAGATCATTAACAGATAATTTACCTAATTCACTTAGGTTATTATTTACATTCGCTAAAATTCGCTTTGACAAATCTACAGCACTTTCTTGTCTATTTCCAGAACCAATTAATATAGCGACCAACTCCGCGTCAGATAAAGAGTCTTTACCCTTAATAATTAACTTTTCTCTTGGTCTGTCATCTTCTTTCCAACTTTTAATTGAAGTTGGTTTATTTTTATCGTCCATGCCTATTTCCTCTATTTAATAAATTATTCTTTTACTAGAATTTCTTCAATTTAATAAATAATTATCTTACTAT
The nucleotide sequence above comes from Aureibaculum algae. Encoded proteins:
- a CDS encoding lipopolysaccharide biosynthesis protein, which translates into the protein MKFNPKLIFTTPFQKNIATLFSGTLLAQLINVIGALFLAKLYAPEFYGAYSVFLSFVSILTIVNSLKLEYVIITDNSEEKSKNMVNAILIIVLIVSVIHLFLFALFKDFFFKHGIFYILLLLSSITSMFLSNAKLLESYATRKSWFKKIANARVLMAICTVLFQFILFYYSKNGLIYGYAGAVLVLFIFYILISKNIIKKPDLALFKNTVKYHKNIIRFAYPSGLINGVANYILPILILAYFSAAESGVYALGLKVVSVPLFIISSSISQVYFQKASDFFNHAKYKLYDFTKKVALTNILIMLAILLVINTIGIYLLELFFDKDWENLSIYIVILSFFVLGQVAFSPISSLIVIINKMHIGLIFNITLAFINFIAIYIGQLYNNIVYTVLIFSIVGGLSYIILLIYFLSLLKTYKKEV
- a CDS encoding glycosyltransferase family 4 protein; this encodes MEKKLHILFLNGWYPSRVMPYNGDFIQRHAEAVAIKNKVTSIHVITDDNINNNLEIEKKQINGVTTIIGYVRPTQNIILKAYLFYKAYKQIFKLIEPYQFVHVNRIYPIGLIAIYLKIFKKKPFIVSEHWTGYLTHNIRGLEKFFSNAIAKNASYICPVSDHLGSMMQKNGLKGNYTTIPNVVNTDIFKPLKIKNKTFTLLHISHMGDQHKNISGQLRVIAKLKEKISNFNFYLIGENSFRYKPIIKELNIESNVILINQIKHSEIPEYMNKADLLIQFSNYENLPCVILEAFACGLPVISTNVGGISEHFPDNFGTLISKNNEKELLTSILIFHKYSNAEKALIMHKYIESKFSPPVLCDKFTSLYEQALLRINK
- a CDS encoding oligosaccharide flippase family protein, whose amino-acid sequence is MIDGLKDLLSGFRNRNGMSIFYATILARILSFFTSWIALQLIDSKDLGVVIYAFTIISFIIPISGLGLHQSLIRYGSLSASDTTKNQIFKYVLNKGLISSVVLVLLIILISLLFKSYFLNGINYLIILSFAIPTFFLLEIVKVQYRLKHQNKTFALVEVSYNILLIILVTILSYTYKEMGYAIALVIAPLLTSVLFIKKLNIDFKIKVKPDIINFGFWKYGFFASLSNVATKFLTAIDIILIGYLLKNSEMVTVYKYISLIPLSLLFISQVFITTDFVNLTENIYNKNYIKKYIKNYMFLFVFISICIGFSSWLFAEDLLLFFGTEFVNYKASFLVLILGAIGILILRGLYGNLLSIIGKANINYYIAISAIVLNVILNYYLIPNYGIYGAALTSTLLMWVTGIISCFAFYKLYKKFLVHQKLE
- a CDS encoding peptidoglycan bridge formation glycyltransferase FemA/FemB family protein, with protein sequence MIRYLTRSQIDLFKYDNCILESRSSRVYGYSWYLDAVCDTWHALVLDDYNAVMPLPIRVKYGVNYIYQAPWIQQLGLFSHKKIESKLFEDFIQKIPKKFKLIDMMLNTSNNFSIKHVKPRYNFILPLENNSYQVLLKGYSKGRKSSVKQAQKFGLKIKKTTSAKAIIELFRENKGEDLQKSAQDYLALQRLVNQGQFLRKTLIYEVFNSNDKLLGGAIFLIDEHRITNLFSALNNLGREKQAMSFLVDFIIKYYAGQPFVLDFEGSMITKIASFYKSFGAIKETYFQYKKWQLF
- a CDS encoding polysaccharide deacetylase family protein → MLLVYSNKITPRLTYTFKHFFTRILKIQVDFTSKVEDFIAHEGYKLSYAKQPFGNEIFIRSTDLLFEQGINDIEIKMGEWDGVQCFFQTRQEASVPFDIFAATFYLLSRYEEYLPHLRDNHERYPAEDSLAFKHQFLHKPLIDIWAYKFKEVLKEKYPSGKLKKREFKFISTIDVDIAYCFKHKGLVRTVAGYFRDLSKLRLFDLWYRSLVILGFKQDPFDTFDDLISLQKQYNIKTIFFFSVGGYTTFDKNTSSRNVSYQSLIKSVADYAEVGLHPSYFTPKDESKLQKEKLRLESIVNRPIEKSRQHYLRLDLPETYQNLVNLEVKEDYTMGYASHFGFRASTCTPFYFYDLEFEIQTPLKVFPFAVMDGTLKDYLNLPNKKSFEVIIDLANQVKKVDGTFITLFHNETLGNRYRWRRWRKIYIDMFKKLTPSA
- the radC gene encoding RadC family protein, which produces MDDKNKPTSIKSWKEDDRPREKLIIKGKDSLSDAELVAILIGSGNRQESAVDLSKRILANVNNNLSELGKLSVNDLMQFKGIGEAKAITIITALELGRRRRLEEALIKPKISSSKAVFDIMQPIIGELLHEEFWLLYLNNSNKIIYKNKLSSGGITGTLVDVRMLFKKALELSSVAIILSHNHPSGNLKPSKADIDLTKKIQEAGKTLDIKVLDHLIITEKDYFSFADGNLM